In Procambarus clarkii isolate CNS0578487 chromosome 38, FALCON_Pclarkii_2.0, whole genome shotgun sequence, the genomic window GCTGGAGAAACTCAAGAGATTGGTTGCTTAGCTTATTATTTACGTTTCGCCAAAAGTTCCCGTCACATTACTCTGACGATCTCGATTATATCTTGGTGCTTTTAACTTTGAAAAGTTCTACCTTAAGTTCGACAGTGTTTGTGCCATTTGTGATTAAAATTATATCTTTGTTTATCATAACATGTGTATGTGCTGAAGCCGGGCTGTTTGTTGCAGAGATTACTAAAGGCCCAGTTTATCGAAGACCCAGTTTACTGAAGGGCCAGTATGCTGAAGGACCAGTTTACTTAAGAGCTCATTTGATATGTTTCACACAATTAATTAGCTACTGAGTAACAATATCTCAAGAGTTTGCCTGGGTCATGTCTGGCCTAGGATATTCAAGGGAGCATTCCAGCTTATCAAAGATATTTAGGAGCTTTTCAATGTTTGGAACAGCTCTTGTCGTTCGGAATGGACATTAGAAGACCAGTTTCAGTTGCTTGAGAATGTTCTCTTGTAATTTTTAAGCACCACAGTTGGTTATAAGGCCAGTCTGGAGCATTAGTGAATAATTCTAAACTTTTAATTAATGTAAGGTTGAAATATTAAGTTCGGTTCTGAGCATCGTATAATCTCTGGTAGATTATCACTCGCTACACCAGCTCGTTCTCTTAATTTACCAAAAATGTACAAAACACAAAGTCTTAACCTAACCGTAAACTTACGAACTCAACcaacccaactaacctaacctaccaatgCATAGAAAACATGGATCTTTAAGAGCCGTTACTTTTCATAGTACTGTACCTTGTAAGTTGAACATTGGGGGACTATAACTTGCAAAACGAGACATACAAATTGAAGGGGCAGGTTTAACAACCAATCACTAGGATATGAATATTTGGGTAAAAAATAATTGTTGTTATATCAGATGGGCAGGAACAGGCAACCCATTTTTTTTAGGTGTAGTGTGACAAGGAGAGTTTCAGGATACATTAACGCTTATTCACGTGGGAGAATTTTATCATTCACGCAAGAAAAATGTATAATGTACCACTGAAAGTTCTTGTTGTATAACCCTTATATGCCACAAACGTCAATGTTATCCACTGTATAATCACAAACATTTCTATTATTTATAGCATAATCCTGATATCACCAATGATCACGATACATTTGTTTAACCCTGATATCAAGCCAAATACTTAAAGAAAAAGTATTTGCTTGGTAGTACctagagcataggttcgaatcctcgccactaCTCCTACGAGTTTTCTCcttgatacatcacattaatgtgaatTATCTGTGCAAATACTTACAAATTCCTTATATAACAAGTTTCCTCCTGTTATACTGTACAAGTATATTTCTTTTATGCCAATGCTCAAGAATTTCATTAAACATTATTTTCTTCACAACTAAATCTTTCTCCAGCTCGACTTATTTTAATCATTCACTATATCCAGGTTGTGATCTGTTCAAATGAATTTTTTCTTGTGAAACATTTTCTCTAAAGTGTAAACTTTAATTAAATAACTTAATTTATCTTCCAGCTGTCGTTGATCCTTtccataatgttggtgctgagtgCCATGTTCGTAGCAAGTGAGGCTCTGCCTGGCCCGATCCCCAACCCCGAAGCCAACCCAGAAGCCAACCCCGACCCCGGCTTCAAAAAGAGGAAGTTTGGTGGTGGAGGATGCTGTGGGGGCGGCTACGGGCGCAGGGGCCATGGTGGATACGGAGGTGGGCACAGGTGGGGGTAGAGGGTACCTGAAGAGCTGCTGCACCCTGGGAAGACATGGATCTTTAGTGCCACTCCTGCCATCTGGGTGCTCTCTTGCACAGGGTGTCTCCTGCACAGGGTGCTCTCCTGCACAGGGTGTACTATTGAATCATTCTCTTTGCCAGTCTAAATCAAGAATACTCACCTTCATTGCAACACTGAACATCTTTTTATTCTTTCCATGTGATTTGTGGTCATGTTTAATTGTATATCTTCTACATCAAAAAATTGTAATACAATAAATTCAATTTAAAACTAGTAtacattaatatattttatttatatacaatgaCCTTTTCTCTCCTCAGCAATAACTAGCTGTAAATGTTATGCATTTATTTACACCTAAATAAAAAAGTTTGTACTATATGTATgattataaattaattaaaaatacTTACAGCAAgggatatatatacagagaggtgTACCCCATTTCACGGTGCATATACACAGAGTTTACTTTAATACTGGACAATGTTCAGAGTTAAAGTATACTAGCTGGATGGTCTGTAAGCTAGTCTCACGGCCTTAACAACCAGTTGTTGTTAAGCCTTCAGCTCAACAccgaacaaaacacacacaaccaaaccaaAATACATAGAATTAAACCGAAATACATAGAACCAACCAAAAAAATACATAGAATCAAACCAAAAACACATATTAGTTACCATCATTAGTTTGCTAGTTTTAGTCAACCAGCAATAGCCAGCCAACTTTAGTTAGCCAGCTTTAGTCTGCGGTCATTAGTCAGCCAGCTTCAGTCAGCAGTCATTAGTCAACCAGCTTCAGTCAGCAGTCATTAGTCAGCCAGCTTTAGTCAGCAGTCATTAGTCAGCCAGCTTCAGTCAGTGGTCATTAGTCAACCAGCTTCAGTCAGCAGTCATTAGTCAACCAGCTTCAGTCAGCAGTCATTAGTCAGCCAGCTTCAGTCAGCAGTCATTAGTCAGCCAGCTTTAGTCAGCGGTCATTAGTCTGCCAGAATTAAGAACCCGCGGCAGGCAGGAAGCATTGTCCAGGAAGGAGATAAACCACAAAAAGTCAGcattataaataataaaattcacaatatattttttcaaaaaaTATAATTCCAAAAATCGTAAcgttcaaaaaatataaataatggaCCTCCAAATAGTCTCAATTTCACACTGAAGCAGAAGCAGTGAGACTTGCCAGTTAGACATCCTTGTGTGTTCCACACTCTGGTTTATGGTGACCCTCATGTATTATGGCGACCCATGTATCATGGCGACCCGTGTATCATGGCGACCCGTGTATCATGGCGACCCATGTATCATGGCGACCCGTGTATCATGGCGACCCGTGTATCATGGCAACCCGTGTATCGTGGTGACCCGTGTATCATGGTGCCCCATGTATTATGGCGACCCGTGTATCGTGATGACCCGTGTATCATGGTGACCCGTGTATAATGGCAATCCATGTATCATGGCAACCTGTGTATCATGGCGACCCATGTATCATGGCGACCCGTGTATCATGGCGACCCGTGTATCATGGCGACCCATGTATCATGGCGACCCCATTTAAGCTATTAGATTTTAACTTTTGGAAACGTATCCGATACAGCAAGAGATCAAGATATGCTTTAAAAAATAACATGATAGTTTCCCAAAGACTGAAGTGATATAATAACGTAATTTTCAGGATATTCATTCAACTGTTTAAAATATTTGGTTGGGTATATACACAAAGAGAGAGGTCCTGCTTCTTGATGTACATACACAGAGTGTTTGCTTGAGTTCCAATCAACTGTATGTTCAAAGATAAAGAATATGTACTTGTAAGCTGGCTATTAAGCTAGTATCACGGCCTTAATAACCTTCTTGAGGTTGATGGACCCCCATAAGATAAACACCTATCTTAATATAATGTGCTTATATTAGTCTTTATATATTAATGATAGTCATAGAAGGGttaacattctctctctctctctctctcatactgtaCCCTCTCCAAGCCTCCATCAGCACTTCAGTAGAGAGCTGGAGGAGCCACCTGGACACCAAGGTGGTCGCAGCTGAGCCAAGATGGCGGCCCTAGCATTCTCATAGTCTCGGAGCGGTTCACGTTCCTCTACCTGGCCCAGCCACTCCTCATATGCCTTCAGCGCCTCCGTCGAGCGTTCTCCGCTCCTCCTGGCTGCCGAGGACTTCTCTATTTCGGATGTGACTCTGTAAAGAGATGATGTGATGACAGTGTACCATAGTAGCGTCCTTTGGTGACTATGATACACGTAAAGCAACTTCAATAAAGTGACAACGCTTTTTGAAGCCTTGCCACTTCCTTTAATGATGTTCCAAGAACTAAATCATACAAGCATACTAATCTAACTCTAACTTAATCATACAAACATTGTGATGAAACACTAACTTATCATAGAAGCATGCTGATCTACCATGAACATAATCATACAAACATACTAATCTATCACGAATTTAATCATATCAAGCATACTGATCTTACACGAATTTGCAAGCATAATTAAATTATTCGGAAGAAAAAATGTATCACTTttgtaaacaaaaaaattaacatcaataaTTTTGAATTATTTTAGTCCTGCTATTATAGGCAACACGAAAACTGATGTAAAAGGGTAAATTTCAGATAAAATATTCTTATTTCTCTCTATAGCTTAAGATGATCTCTACAATTACAAGATTGGCAAACTGGAAAGTGGAATTTTCTGGCAAATGTTGAAACTGTTTCTTGGAGTGTCTGGAACACCTGGAAAGATTTGCTAACTTTGAGGAAAGATTCTGAAAATAATTTTTATTCTAAATACCCTACCAGGTATTATTTTTACTCACATGACTTTTCTCATATTCTCGTCAGCTTCCAGCAACTTGCTTCTTTTCCAGGCCGCAAAGGCTAAGTTGGCCCCCTGCCTCTTCTCCAGCTCCTCTTGCTCTTCCTTGCTCTTCAGCTCCTCTTCCTCTTGCTTCTTCTTCTTCcgcttctctttctcttcttcaTTCTTCTGCTGTTTCCACATGAGGAACATCTGTAAGCCCGTGATGAATATAATTTAACGTTTCCCTTCATGAAATCTTACTATATGTAtgttattaaaaataataaaaatgacaataaaaaaataacaataattataataatatagaaATAATAATCAAAATACAAAAAGAAATCCCATTAACATGCTGTCTCAGTGAGATAATCAGTACGAGACGTGAAGAAGATTCAAACCCCGCACACTTGGTAATCCCATGTCCACGCCCTAAACCACTACAGCACTACATGGTCAAGAACATTGCAACCTGGAATTTAACTGAATCCTCAAGGGCtcttgaggcttccactgaagcccaaAATGCAATCCTCCTCCCTGACCTACTGACCTGCAAGACTCCTCCCTGACCTACTGACCTACAAGACTCCTCCCTGACCTACTGACCTACGAGACTTCTCCCTGACTCACTGACATAAAGACTTTTTCCTGACCTATTGACACACAAGACTCATTGTTGACTTGTTGATACACAAGACTCCTCCCTGACCCACTGACCCGCAAGGCTCCTCCCCGACCTACTGACATGCAAGACTTCTCCCTACCTACAAGGAAGGCAAATAAACTAACCATTTCTGATTCTTCCTTCTTTAAAcacctctttctctcttcctctttcttggtttctctctcttgtctcttcttctctctcctcaTTTTTGCTAGTTCATTTTTCTCCGTCTCCCATGCTATGACTGCAGCTGTTATTTTCATTTGTTTTTCGTCCTTCACTTTTTCCTTCCTATTCTTCTTCCGTTCTTCTTCCAGGATCATTTCTCTCGCCTTTTTCTTTTGTTGTTTCTTCTTTTCCTCCCATTCCGTGACAGCTTGACTCACCTTCACCTGTAGATCCTTTTTAATCTGAAGTCAAAATTAAGTTTTGAATCAATAGGCATGGATTCAATAAGCTCAGTACCTTAAATCTATAATAAATACCTTAATGTGATCAAAAAGCTGTAATCCCATATGAAAACTTCTACTAGCATTCAGTTTAATTGTTTTTAGGTAAATTACATCTTGCACAATAGCATGATGAATCTACAAGAACATATTGAATCAGAGCAATGGGATTGAACTCATGTCCCTGGATTATTTTCTCAAATAACTTATTATAAAGCCCTTATATCTTTCATTACTTTAGTCTATTTTAATTGTCTAATCAAATTCAGCAAGAACTCttacttgtacacttcaatctgATTGTAAATAACCTTGGTTATAATCACTATAAGTTCTTTGACCCCATCAAGATTCGAACCTGTGTGGCCAGGGGTCACCTCATTGGCTTCCTAGTACTAATACCCCTCCACCATCGATTGCCTATGAGTGTTGGATGGTTCTGGAGCTCACATTGTTCCACAAGAGTTCCATAACCATTAACAGTTCAGCAACACTTGTGGTGCAACTTGGGTACAGTTTGTCATCAAATCCCAGATCATGCTGGGACCCCCACATAGCCTACAAGCATGAGACCAAGCTTGAATACCCTTCAAGCTGTAAATCCCTATAAAATCTAACCTAGAATAAACTAGAGACACTACAGATTCTTTGGAGGCCATTCAGGTTACATAGACTACTGTGCTACAGGACTCCATTGTGTGTAAAAGAACATATATGCATTTATGTGctttttaaatatacatacatgttTGTTAAACTCACACACTGGGTTTATGTTCAtgttaaacatacacacacatgagagtttgtgttaaataaatatattgcacacctTTTGTTTCCTCGTCTCCTCTTCCTGactcttctcctcggctctgagtTGTCTTGAACGCAGTTGTCTCGAGCGCCTGATACACCACTCCTCATACACGGCCTGGCTCAGCGTGGCTCGCTGGCCCTCATCTGTTGATACGAACTCCTCGTCAGGCTGCAGCTTTCATATATTACCTACATATGTGCTCTTTGTCATGGGGCCACAGCTCTTAGGGATTACCTATATATTTGTGCTCTTTGTCAGGGGCCGACCTCTcatataatacagtactgtacttacaaaTGAACTctcattattcattattgttataattactcttttgcattattattattggtagtAGTGAAAGTGGTAgtgatagtagtagtggtagtggtagtggtagtggtagtagtggtggtggtagtggtggtggtggcggtagtagtagtagtagtagtagtagtaataatagtggtggtggtagtggtagtagaacTGGTAAAGGTAATGGTAGTTGTAGtgatagtagcagtagtagttgtGGTAGCAGAAGTGGTATCAATAGTAGAATTAGTTAAagcaatagtagtagcagtagtagtagcagcagaggTAATATTAGAAATAGTAGTAGTATTCCATTTAACCATACTTTGTTACTGAGAATGTCAGAAGTTCCAAAATAATAAATAAGACCCACTGTGTGCCCCGACGTACCCTCTGTGTGCCCTGACGTACCCACTGTGAGCCCTGACGTACCCACTGTGagcatgtggagggcctgcggggTCTTGACCTGAGGGATGACGCGGGTCACATCCTCCAGGGATGTGGTCCGACGGGTGACCCGGGTATGGAGCTTCCCGCTGCTCTGCCACGACTGTGATGATGAGGACCGCTGCGCAGTTCTGGGAGGAAAGGGAACACACTTTGTTCACTGTTCACTGTTGATCATCTCTTCCCACTTATTATGTTCAGTTTCCACACATGTATGTTATTCGTACATgtaataaaaaatattttgtaaaatcttttgtaaatttataagcaaagttgataaatttataagcaatgtTATTAAATACGCAAAAATTTTGTTaaatttaatattatttaatttaataaaacaTGTTTTACATAAATGACAGCAATTTATGTATAAAAATGACATGACACATACACTGTAGCAGTTCATACAGAAATTATCCAGAAATTAGTCATTATTTACATACATGTTATTAATaaaaattttgtataaatcatTAGACTTTAATATAAATTCTCATATCAATACCTATAAGAGACAATGTTTGTTTGTCTGTTGAAGGTAAGCTTCGACTAGCTCATAAAAATTTGCAGTGCAAATAGTCTGGGTTCCAAGCATACATAGAGTGGTGAGAGTTGAGCCCCATGTCCTCCCTTTGCAGGAAATGGCAAATTACACTTATTTCCAAACTCGCTAAATAAAGAAAATCTATCCTCACCAAGATTCACCTATCACATcacatgggctggacggtagagtgacggtctcgcttcatgcaggtcggcattcaacccccggtcatccaagtggttgggcatcattccttcccccccgtcccatcccaaaccttatcctgaccccttcccagtgctgtacagttgtaatgacttggcaccttcccctgataattcccttcctatTATATTAAATGTTAGTTAGGGTGGAAGGTGGTaattgggagagtgagagaggatttGGGGGAGATTGGAAGAGAGGAGGGGATATTGGGAAAGAGTGGGGGGATTGATTTGGATAGAAGGGAGTGGGAAGAAGGGAAAGAGAGACCCGGTCACAGCCGGGGTGAAGAGAACCTGGATTGGGGCTTAATTTCTATGAAAGAGACCAGTGAAATTCTCATCCCAAGTCTCAGGTGAGTTCACTCTAGTGTTAGTTTTATTCTTTCAGGAGGGGAACGGGAGTGATATTAGAGATTCCTGTGATACATTGAGAAGCTGAGAGACCTGAGGGCTCTGGAAGTTGAAGACCATTACCTGTGGTCTCTGGGAGTGGGAGACCATTACCTGTGGTCTCTGGGAGctggagaccattacctgaggtcTTTAGGAGGAGGAGACGGGACCTTCACACCAAGCATCTTAAGGCTACGAGAGTACTTCCCGAGAGGTTTCTGTCTAGGCTGTCTCGACCCGAGAataggaaaaatatatatattacaactactaatatttataacaataaatacgatgatgataataataataacaacaataatggcCTGGTATGTTGCCATCtacaaaaagaaaagaaatacATCAGAAGAAACTATAGGTTAATATCTTGGAGACTGATTATTAACCTATAGTTTCAGCCTCTTTGGTTTTTTTTTGGCAGCAGGCTGGCTACCAGACCATATCTTTATATCATCAATTCAAAATTCTTGTAAATATGTAGTTGGGAACACACACAGAGGGTACTCAATAAAATGAAAAGAATCCCAGCATTGATACAGTTAGCTACAGAAAAAGGCAGCACTTGCTTGCAAACTTCAAAGTAACTCTAAAGACATGTAAACAATATaaaatatgaataataataattctctgtgtaataataataataataataataataataatgataaaggtTTTTACTGGTGTTATCATAATTATTTTATATGGTTAAAGAGTAATGTTAAGAAAGGTTTTATAGACACATACGGCAACAAGAGAACAATATATCTCTAAAAGCTGATTTGTTTAGTATGTTCGGTCACATAATTGGTGTGAGAAGCCTAACTACAAGTCTACAATGACATCACAAGAACGTGATATATCTGTGAGAAAATGCTAATGCCATATTTTTACATATTTGTAAGCAAATCTTGATAACAATTCTACGGGTGTTTAAGTAGTTAATTCAAAATGATAGAATACCAGAAATCTTACTCGAATGTCCAAAGTTTGCGTACTGTATTTTGTGTATGTAATGAGTGTAAACTTCCACTGCCGCCCCCGGGTGGgtgaggagtgggtgtgggtacaAGAGTGGGTGAAGGGTGAGTGTGGATGTATGAGTGGGTAAAGGATGGATGTATGGTGAGTGGAATCATGCATGTGGGATAAGTGTAATGAGTCTAGACACTGCTAACAACCAAACGATTAACCAAACATCTCAAATGTCAAATGTTTCAAACGAATCAGACTCGACTACCAACCATGTCAACGGTCGTGGCGTGTGTGGGCGGTGGGCGACGGGGACCAGACCAAACACtgccaacactggagggacgcatcCCACCTGCGGGAGATAGGAGTGGCAGGGGCCatcgttcaacccgtcctcttacaaattacgcctGAATTTGGCCTTTTACCTGTATGGCCGAAAATTGACGTAATTTTAacatgaaaaataattgaaaacaaattttggatttttctttccaaaacagcaagggttctctggtaggttaggagggcaggaaggtctcctaaagtttcaaaagtCATGAAAACCGATAATTCAAAGTTTCCTCTCCAAACTTAACCAAGTAAGCCGAAGGAATCAAAACAGAAAGCAGGACAATATGTCACTTTTGTGAGCCTATTTCATTAAAAATTACAGTATGTATATTTTTGGCCATAGCACGCATATGAgcaaaaagcgacgtaattttaagGGGACGGGTTGCATCGTTACACGTCTCAACACAACTAGTCAGTAACTGGTCATTATGTGACACACAACAAGACCAGTCAGTAACTGGTCATTATGTGACACACAACAAGACCAGTCAGTAACTGGTCATTATGTGACACACAACACGACCAGTCAGTTGGGATCACGAATATGTAGCCTAATGTCTTAGGCTACATTCCAAACTAAACTATATTTACGGGTTGGTTAGTAAACTCTTGTGgttgtcttaataaccctccagaggtagatcAGCCTTAAGCCcatcaccaacccatcagtaataTTTGCAATGATAGTGATAAGCGTTTTATTCCACAATTTACAGAATAATTATAGCAATTATATACAATTACCTGGGATAAAGTCTTGCCCTAATAAGGTGCTAGATTCTATCATAATACTTTGTTATTGGGTTTAGCTGTAACAAAATACTGTGCAAAGTTGGAATCTTACCAATTTTGGAGGATTTTTCCTTGCTGGTTAGGATTTGGTTAATTCCCATGTTGTTAGCTGTGAGCACTGGATTCCTACTGATGCGAGCTGGTTGAGGCGAGGCTTCCCTGGACCCATGGGCAGTGGCGGGTCGGTCATGCATGGAACTCTTGCTCACCAACAGTGGTGGGGTACCCAGACCAGGCACCAGGCCAGACAGCTTCCTATTCACTCCTGACCCTTGGCCAGGGGGCTTCCTAGGAACCATAGCCTCTGGCGAGACATGTAATAAGATATTAATACACACTAAATGGGGTACCCAGAGATGCCCGTAAGACCCAGGCATCCCAGGTCTTCCTTCCCTTTGCTCTTTccactctcttcctctctcccaaaCTCCATCCAGCTCTTCTCCTAtacccctcttcttccctcttttCTTCCTTCTTCCATCTCACTTACCTTCTCCACCTCACCTACCTTCTCCACCTTTCCCACCctctcctccactctctccatcccTCGCTCATTCCCACTCCATCTTTATCAAAGAacatccctcccctccctctctcctcttcatTCCACCCTCtttcaaattattatttattatattcaattacaaaaaaggtataaaatttaTATGTAGGTATCATTctacctattttttttttaccattgaCATCTGTTGTTTCAGGCTGAAGTGTCGAGGAAGGAGAGTTAATTAACACTCTCATGGGACTCTTAGCTGAGGTTGGACGGGGTCGAGAAGAAACTGCTGCTACTGCAGGCCTAGCGGGTCCCGGGAAGGTGTTCCTTGATCCATCAAACAACGTATGCAGCTCCTCACTCTCGCCGTTACTCTCGGTCTTGTCACTAGCACAACTGTCAGCCTCTCCTGCAACTTCTTCATCTCGTGCATCCTCCTCAGCATCTTCCTGGCTGCTTACGCTGCTCCCTCTACTCTCACCGTCACTACTGCCGCTCTCCTGGCAAGCCTCGAAGGAATATTCTTCCGTGTCGTtggaattggttttgtcttcgatGTTGGAGACTCTTCCTCCGTCATCCCCAGGCTCCTCCATAGGGGAGCTAATGCCCTTTTCTCTGCCTTTCTCAGCCGCACTCTCACTTCCATCGTCTTCAAAAAAGTCATCGCTGCTTGAACTTGCCATGGCACTCGTCAGTCAGCTGCGTCCACCATGCGTGAAACATTTAAAAGATCAGCTAACAGCAGATGCAAcacaaagtacacacacacacatatactgtaGATATATCCGGCTTATGAAAACGTATGAAATCATGAGAGACGATTGTAACCTTTCTTCGACAATCTCCCAATATGTTAATATTTTAATAAAGTAGAATCTCTTTAATAAAGATTTATTAAATTGTTTGCAACATTCTATAAAGAAATGAACTTGTTTGAATAATTATTTATCCACTAAGTAACACGGAGATATTTTGATCTATTTTGCTACGTCGCTTTGTTTATTTCATGTTGCCATGGTAACGAATAACAAACTTGGTTCGTTTTTTATTTTTCTATTCACAAGTGTATAGATCATATAGGTATATATACGTATgtacaaatcatatatatatatatatatatatatatatatatatatatatatatatatatatatatatatatatagatcataTGCGTATAAATCATATACACCCTATTCCACATGAAAGATTAaaaagtgtagataaaaaactagctataagttcatctaatatcccccATCTCAGGATGGTTAATTAATCATTGACGGAATCAGGAGAgattattagcctccactggcaaaatctgggtacagctcaAGAAT contains:
- the LOC123771871 gene encoding histone-lysine N-methyltransferase, H3 lysine-79 specific isoform X1 encodes the protein MASSSSDDFFEDDGSESAAEKGREKGISSPMEEPGDDGGRVSNIEDKTNSNDTEEYSFEACQESGSSDGESRGSSVSSQEDAEEDARDEEVAGEADSCASDKTESNGESEELHTLFDGSRNTFPGPARPAVAAVSSRPRPTSAKSPMRVLINSPSSTLQPETTDVNEAMVPRKPPGQGSGVNRKLSGLVPGLGTPPLLVSKSSMHDRPATAHGSREASPQPARISRNPVLTANNMGINQILTSKEKSSKIGGMRPSSVGSVWSGPRRPPPTHATTVDMPRQKPLGKYSRSLKMLGVKVPSPPPKDLRTAQRSSSSQSWQSSGKLHTRVTRRTTSLEDVTRVIPQVKTPQALHMLTVGTSGLTVGTSGHTEDEGQRATLSQAVYEEWCIRRSRQLRSRQLRAEEKSQEEETRKQKIKKDLQVKVSQAVTEWEEKKKQQKKKAREMILEEERKKNRKEKVKDEKQMKITAAVIAWETEKNELAKMRREKKRQERETKKEEERKRCLKKEESEMMFLMWKQQKNEEEKEKRKKKKQEEEELKSKEEQEELEKRQGANLAFAAWKRSKLLEADENMRKVIVTSEIEKSSAARRSGERSTEALKAYEEWLGQVEEREPLRDYENARAAILAQLRPPWCPGGSSSSLLKC
- the LOC123771871 gene encoding uncharacterized protein KIAA2012 isoform X2, yielding MASSSSDDFFEDDGSESAAEKGREKGISSPMEEPGDDGGRVSNIEDKTNSNDTEEYSFEACQESGSSDGESRGSSVSSQEDAEEDARDEEVAGEADSCASDKTESNGESEELHTLFDGSRNTFPGPARPAVAAVSSRPRPTSAKSPMRVLINSPSSTLQPETTDVNEAMVPRKPPGQGSGVNRKLSGLVPGLGTPPLLVSKSSMHDRPATAHGSREASPQPARISRNPVLTANNMGINQILTSKEKSSKIGGMRPSSVGSVWSGPRRPPPTHATTVDMPRQKPLGKYSRSLKMLGVKVPSPPPKDLRTAQRSSSSQSWQSSGKLHTRVTRRTTSLEDVTRVIPQVKTPQALHMLTVDEGQRATLSQAVYEEWCIRRSRQLRSRQLRAEEKSQEEETRKQKIKKDLQVKVSQAVTEWEEKKKQQKKKAREMILEEERKKNRKEKVKDEKQMKITAAVIAWETEKNELAKMRREKKRQERETKKEEERKRCLKKEESEMMFLMWKQQKNEEEKEKRKKKKQEEEELKSKEEQEELEKRQGANLAFAAWKRSKLLEADENMRKVIVTSEIEKSSAARRSGERSTEALKAYEEWLGQVEEREPLRDYENARAAILAQLRPPWCPGGSSSSLLKC